A region of Anoplopoma fimbria isolate UVic2021 breed Golden Eagle Sablefish chromosome 24, Afim_UVic_2022, whole genome shotgun sequence DNA encodes the following proteins:
- the p2rx5 gene encoding P2X purinoceptor 5 produces MAGWGVFFVSLLNYKTEKFVIAENRKIGILFRLYQLAVLGYIIGWVFVVRKGYQEREEAVQTSVITKLKGVTLTNSSETGLYLWGAEDYVIPPNGEQVFFVVTNYIETPNQRLGFCAESYKVPDGRCQSDDDCVEGEAVIAGNGIKTGLCLNSTGTCEIHAWCPVEYSERPTEPLLSEAENFTIYIKNFIRFPKFEFSKSNVLDTSNDSYLKRCSYDREDNLYCPIFRLGDLVSWTGYDFQGLAAKGGSIGILIEWNCDLDKDSSQCNPQYSFTRLDINLNNSVTSGYNFRYARYYKDQNGETFRTLYKVYGIRFDIMINGQAGKFNIVPTIIAIGSGVALLGAGAFACDMILLYMMNTSSFYRERKFEIINFKKERTKSKEGKTGQRERRSRKPAGEKEDANSTKKDTEDTAESQLPVDQRGPTIPRNTGQRYSAAILSPQGAEPRHHITFSSDC; encoded by the exons ATGGCAGGCTGGGGAGTCTTCTTCGTGTCCCTCCTCAACTACAAGACAGAGAAGTTTGTCATCGCCGAAAACCGCAAAATCGGGATATTGTTTAGACTGTATCAGCTGGCCGTGCTGGGATACATAATCGG GTGGGTGTTTGTGGTGAGGAAAGGTTAccaggagagagaagaggccGTCCAGACCTCAGTCATCACCAAGCTTAAAGGTGTCACACTGACCAACAGCTCTGAGACCGGGCTTTACCTGTGGGGTGCTGAGGATTATGTCATACCCCCGAAT GGTGAGCAGGTGTTCTTCGTAGTAACAAATTATATAGAGACCCCCAACCAGAGGCTTGGGTTCTGCGCTGAG AGCTATAAGGTGCCAGATGGACGATGTCAAAGTGATGATGACTGTGTCGAAGGGGAGGCTGTTATAGCTGGCAATG GAATAAAGACCGGGTTGTGTTTAAACAGCACTGGGACCTGTGAGATTCACGCCTGGTGTCCTGTTGAATACAGCGAGAGACCCAC AGAGCCCTTACTGAGCGAAGCAGAAAACTTCACCATCTACATCAAAAATTTCATCAGGTTCCCAAAGTTTGAATTCTCCAA GTCCAACGTCCTTGACACCTCTAACGACAGCTACCTGAAAAGATGCTCCTACGACAGAGAGGACAACCTGTACTGCCCCATCTTCCGCCTCGGAGACCTGGTCAGCTGGACTGGATATGACTTCCAGGGCTTGGCTGCTAAG GGTGGGTCCATTGGTATTCTCATTGAGTGGAACTGTGACCTGGATAAGGACTCCTCACAGTGTAATCCACAGTACAGCTTTACCCGTTTGGACATAAACTTGAACAACTCGGTCACATCAGGATACAACTTCAG ATACGCCAGGTATTACAAGGATCAAAATGGTGAAACCTTTCGCACTTTGTATAAAGTGTATGGGATTCGCTTCGATATAATGATCAACGGCCAG GCCGGCAAATTCAATATTGTTCCAACAATAATTGCCATAGGCTCTGGTGTTGCCTTGCTGGGTGCA GGAGCCTTCGCATGTGATATGATTCTACTGTACATGATGAACACGAGCTCCTTCTACCGAGAGAGGAAGTTTGAAATCATCAACTTTAA GAAAGAGCGGACCAAATCCAAGGAAGGGAAGACAGGACAGCGGGAAAGGAGATCCAGGAAACCAGCTGGGGAGAAAGAGGACGCCAACTCAACCAAAAAGGACACAGAAGACACTGCAGAGAGCCAGCTGCCTGTGGACCAACGGGGTCCCACCATTCCACGCAACACAGGACAGCGATACTCTGCTGCCATTCTCTCTCCCCAAGGTGCAGAGCCAAGGCATCACATCACCTTCTCTTCAGACTGTTAA
- the emc6 gene encoding ER membrane protein complex subunit 6: protein MAAIVAKREGPHFISEVAVRGNAAVLDYCRTSVSALSGATAGILGLTGLYGFIFYLLSAFLLSLLLILKAGRRWNKCFKSRRLLFTGGLVGGLFTYVLFWTFLYGMVHVY, encoded by the coding sequence ATGGCAGCAATTGTCGCAAAGCGCGAAGGACCACATTTCATCAGTGAAGTGGCTGTGAGGGGAAACGCCGCCGTGCTGGACTACTGCCGCACCTCTGTGTCCGCTCTGTCCGGAGCAACAGCTGGCATCCTCGGGCTGACTGGACTGTATGGCTTCATCTTTTATTTACTCTctgctttcctcctctccctgctaCTCATTCTGAAGGCCGGACGGCGGTggaacaaatgttttaaatcgcGGCGGCTGCTCTTCACCGGGGGCCTTGTCGGAGGTCTCTTCACTTACGTCCTGTTCTGGACTTTCCTCTACGGAATGGTGCATGTGTACTAG